The stretch of DNA TTAATCCATAATTGTTTGATTATTTTACTGATAACTTGTTTTTTTATTTCAAGCATATATTGTTACCTTTTTTCAAATATGAAAAAGAAGACGAGCTTCTTTGTGAGTGATAAAAAGTTATGTTAGAAATTTAACTTAAGCCTTAGGTTTTGGCTAGTGAGTAAATATTTTTTAAAAAGAAAGAGGGATTTCGAGTTGTCATCACCGCTTCTTAGTTTGGACAGGAATGAATATTTTTTTTCTCATCATCCCCAAGTAAACAATGTATTTTCCTCATTTTCTGAATGGGATCTATCAAAATATGCCTCTTATCAAGATCAACAAAGTTTAAGACAGTTGTTATGTGAAAAGCTTCAGGTTGACAATAAACAACAAATTACCATGGGGCATGGCGCAGAAGATATTTTAGTGAAATCTTTGTCTTGGCTAAGAAATAGTTATCATTCTCTTATTTTAGAAGACTTTTCTTGGACAAACTACTTGCATATAGCAGAAGGACTCAATTACCAAATTCATAAGTTTCAAAGCAATTATTGTAATGATAGTTATTATTTAAACTATGAAATTTTAAAAAATCAATTAAAAAAATTTCCGAAATCTCTTGTTTTATTAACTTCACCAAATAATCCTACAGGTCATTCTGTTGATTTAGTTAATTTAATTCCATTGATTGAAGAGTTCTCTGAACATATGTTTTTATTAGATATGGTCTACGCCCCTTTATTTTCAAATACTTTTTCTGATTTATATAAATATAAAAATGTAATTATGATTGGAAGCTTTTCTAAATTTTTTGGTATGCCAGGCTTGCGGATGGGTTTTGCTATAGGTAATTTGCCAAGTGCTTTTCATTTAAATTTAGGTATGCAAAAAAATAGCATTAAGGCGTGCAAATATGCTTTAGAAAATATTTCTTGGTATCAAAAAAATAGAGATGAAATGCTTTCATACGCTTATCAAGTCTCTCAAATAAAACGAAAAAATATTCAAGTATTTCGATCAGACGCCCCCTTTTTTTTGGCTAAGTTATTGAATTTAAATAATTTAGATGCTATATTTCGCCTTGCCGAGGAACATTCTGGCGTCAAACCAAAATATATTTCGAAACAAGATATTCCATATATTCGTTTTGGCTTAGGCCCAAGTTCTATTTGCTCTAAAATTGATACTTATTTATCATTTTTTGACTGAAGTTTTTTTGTTTCATTCATTTTATTTCTTTTCTGTTCCAAATACGAAATTTATAATTATAAAAGGATTTATTTTATGAATTTTCTAAGCAGAATCTTTATTTTGTCCTCTTTCTTTTTTTCAACTCACGCCTTTGGCGCTATAAATTTTGATAAAAGTGATTTTCAATTGATATATAAAACAATTTATACCAATTTTCAGCATGATAAAAGTAACACAACAGAGTTTTATTGTTCTGCTAATGAATGCATTTATGTAATTGTTTTTAATAATGAATTGATGGGTTTTACTTCCATATTAAAACACGTTAATAAAAATAATCAGGCAAAAAAATTTATTTATACCAAAGATGATTATCGTGAAGTTCGAATGGAATATCTTTTTCAAGTTGTTTTAAGTAACGGTGAAGTAAGAAATTTTAAAGAGTTAAAAGCGGCTGAGGTAGCTTATTTAAATAATAGATTTTAATTTCATATTCTATTATATACATCTAGATTAATTAAATATAATCCTAAAGTTGCAATTAAAAATTTTTTCTTAATCTTTTTTCTAATGAATGAGTTTAAAATAAATGAATTTTTTGATATATTAAAATGCAATTTGTACTAACAGATAGCCAACAAAACAACTTGTGGTTATAGCGATAAGTCCTGGAATGATAAAACTATGATTTATTATAAATTTTCCAATATGTGTCGTTCCTGATCGATCAAAGCCAATACATGCTAAATCGCTTGGATAAATAGGAAGTAAAAAGTAACAATAAGCAGCAGGTAGAAAAGCAACAATTATTTTTGGATCAAGACCTAATGCAAGACCCATAGGAGCAATGGCAGCAATGGCAGCCGCTTGGCTGTTTACTAAAGAAGAAACAAGGGCGAGAATAATTGCATAAGTCCATGGTTTAGATGTTACGATATGTTCTAAGGAAGATTTTATAAATTCAAAGTGAAATTGAAAAAAAGTATCTGCCATCCAAGCGACACCAAAGACACTTATAATTGCTGTCATTCCAGCTTTAAAAATAGCACTTTCTGGAACTTCTCTTGGAGTTACTTTACAAAATATCAATATACATGCACCAGATAAAAGCATAAAAATTTGGATGATGAGATTCATTGATAAAGAAACAGTTTTTCCATTATCAATATAATGTGGTCTAAGACTTTCAAATGATCCAAATACAATAACAACAGCAATGGTTGCAAAAAAGATAAATAAGGAACGATAAGATTCTTTTGTTAATTTTTTATTTTGCAATGAATTTTCCATGTCACCATAAATGTAGTTACGTTGATTTGGATCTTTTATTTTTTCTTGAAACTCTTTATCATCTTTTAAATTTTTGCCACGACGTAGACTCCAAAGTGCTGCTAAAATCATACCAGCGAAAGAAGCTGGCATTGCAACTTTTAATACATCTATCAAGCTAATTGCATTTCCAATTCCATGTGCATGAGCAAGAATAGATACTAAGGAAACAACTGCAACGGACATAGGAGAGGCACATACCCCTAATTGAGATGCGATTGATGCAACAGCCATAGGACGTTCTGGTCGGATATTTTTTTTAATTGCTATATCATAAATAATGGGAAACATGGTATAAACGACATGTCCAGTTCCGCACAAAACGGTTAACGTCCAAGTTGTAATGGGTGCTAAAATAGTTATGTAATTTGGTTTTTTACGTAACAATTTTTCTGCGTAATACATCATAACATTTAAACCTTTAGCGGTTTGAAGAATGGATGCGCATGCGATAACGGACATAATAGTAAGAATTACGCCTACAGGTGGATTTCCTGGTGGCAATCCAAAAATAAAAGACAATATAAATAATCCTATACCACTGATAACCCCAAGGCCTATGCCTCCGTATCGTGTGCCAAGTAAAAGACAACCTAAAATTACTAAAAATTGTAATATAATCATAACTTAAAAGATCTCCTATAATTATAATCGAGATTAAAAGAAAGAATATTTCTTCTTATCTCGATAAAAATATAATATATAAAACTAAA from Silvanigrella paludirubra encodes:
- a CDS encoding pyridoxal phosphate-dependent aminotransferase, translating into MSSPLLSLDRNEYFFSHHPQVNNVFSSFSEWDLSKYASYQDQQSLRQLLCEKLQVDNKQQITMGHGAEDILVKSLSWLRNSYHSLILEDFSWTNYLHIAEGLNYQIHKFQSNYCNDSYYLNYEILKNQLKKFPKSLVLLTSPNNPTGHSVDLVNLIPLIEEFSEHMFLLDMVYAPLFSNTFSDLYKYKNVIMIGSFSKFFGMPGLRMGFAIGNLPSAFHLNLGMQKNSIKACKYALENISWYQKNRDEMLSYAYQVSQIKRKNIQVFRSDAPFFLAKLLNLNNLDAIFRLAEEHSGVKPKYISKQDIPYIRFGLGPSSICSKIDTYLSFFD
- a CDS encoding anaerobic C4-dicarboxylate transporter, with protein sequence MIILQFLVILGCLLLGTRYGGIGLGVISGIGLFILSFIFGLPPGNPPVGVILTIMSVIACASILQTAKGLNVMMYYAEKLLRKKPNYITILAPITTWTLTVLCGTGHVVYTMFPIIYDIAIKKNIRPERPMAVASIASQLGVCASPMSVAVVSLVSILAHAHGIGNAISLIDVLKVAMPASFAGMILAALWSLRRGKNLKDDKEFQEKIKDPNQRNYIYGDMENSLQNKKLTKESYRSLFIFFATIAVVIVFGSFESLRPHYIDNGKTVSLSMNLIIQIFMLLSGACILIFCKVTPREVPESAIFKAGMTAIISVFGVAWMADTFFQFHFEFIKSSLEHIVTSKPWTYAIILALVSSLVNSQAAAIAAIAPMGLALGLDPKIIVAFLPAAYCYFLLPIYPSDLACIGFDRSGTTHIGKFIINHSFIIPGLIAITTSCFVGYLLVQIAF